AGTTGATTATGAACATGTGGTGATCTACTTCAAGAAACTTCTTTATAGCAATTACAGGAAGCTGCTTTTAtcttttagaaaaaataaaaatcaagaagtCATATTCTATTACAGAAAAAGATATCTTGCTTGATTTTTTATGACCTTGGTTAAACCTCAGCATCATTCCATGGATTTCTGTTCTGTTGCTTAACATTCTCAAGAGTATACCTAACAGCACTGTTGCATTTGAAACCTGAATCCAAAGCAATTTTGCTAAATTCTATCACCCCTACTGATCTTATTACTGGCCTCCAAGTAAGCCAATTCATACCAAACACTTCTTCTTGAActgtcaccaaatctctccagTGTCCTACTTAATTGATGCTTCCATACATTCATCGGTCAGGTCCAAATTCTTCTGCATTCCATCAAGAAGTTTCTTGCTTCTTGCCAGCATGCAAACGTGCTCAAATGCGCACTCGTAGTCAGGAATATATTAGGCTTGGACTTGTTCTTGAACAGCAAAGACGTGAAGAAATGAAATTGTTCAGACACAGGAAGGATAAAAGAGCCAAGGGCACGTAGTTAGGTTTGCTTTCAGAGCATGAACTCTAATTACATCTTTGCTTTCTTACCTTCTGGATCCTCCATTCCACGGGATGTATGCTTTTGAAGCTTCTTTATCCATTGCTTTATAAGCCAGGACCAGAGGTGATGTCTAGCAATCTTATCAGTACTGTTGTTGAATGACCATAAATTTGTTAATTGCAGATGTCGAGCAGGATTGAAAGTTTGGAAGCATGATCAAAGAAAACttcattttgacaaaaataaggGCAGCCCCTTTAACAAAATAATTGAACCTTGACTCATTTTGTAGTAATCATGCAGTGGCAGATTTACACTGCTTAAATTTCTATAATACTTATAAAAATTTGATATAATTTCAAGTGTACCTCTGAAGTTTTGTGTATCTATTAGTTTATATGTTTTTAAAGTCACCTTTGATTTTACCTGTTATTATAGCTAccgtaaaaaaaaattttcaattattaaTATAGTGAAGAATCGGTTACAAAATAGAACGGAAGACACTTAGataaataattatttagttacttatattgagaaaaatatatttcgtgaaattcaaaatgaaaagattgtaaaccgttatcaaaatatgaaaactcgtCATAAGCAATTGTAAATGGTTTAGTTtgctttttgaaataaaattattagtacattaataattttgagtttgtctttttatgtttttcatgaaatatatgcatcatttgtacttatttgtgaatattttttttccttaaaatattagaaaaacagtaggtaaaaaattttagagttcCCACCGAAAATTTTTGCTGGCTCTGCCGCTGTAATCATGTCATCTGCTGCTCCATAATACGGCTTCATGCAAATTGATACCAACTAAAATAAGGGATATCCATAATGACTGGAAGTGACAATTAATTTTGCCGACTTCAACACCAAGGGAGATCAACTTGGAAAACGGGTAGGACTAAGGCAAGAAAGGACTTGATGCATTTGATCTGACTGGAAAGCAAAATCGCAGGCTCGCAGCAGATCCCATACTAAAGAAGCAATTAGGGAGAAGCATGCCAAAGTTCTTTTCTAGCATATTAATGGTAGGTCATAGCTTCAATGCTCGCTACCAATGCATATGATTCATGATAGGCACCATGCCTGTTCCCCGCCTTTTCTTAAGGTTATTTTGTCACCAGGTTGAAATGTTTTTCCTTGCAGGTAGATTCAATTTCTTCTAGAATTCATCCATCAATGCAAAAGATTTCGTAGTAATTCAGGTTACGTACGTAATTAGACATTTTTGGTGAAATGAACGTGCAAATTTGGAGACTCAAATTTACAACTTTCATCTAGTTTtaaaatttaccttttttttggccaattttattATATCCAGAATATGGAAATAGGCATCAAACTTTCTTTTCTCGTAGATTGACGATTTTCATGTTCATCCTTATCTTTCAAGAAACACTTTTGTTTGGATTaccatttttctccaaaaaaataaaaacttgacATTTTCGTTGAACGCATTTCTCAATTACTCTTTCACTTCACGTACATCAAATCATCTTTTATGTTCATCAAAGGCTAGTGTGAAGTAATTAGTTCTTGTTTGCTATGTGCAAGACAAGCTGAGCCTGTTGAGCACTTGTTTTTCAAGCGTAATTTTTCAGAAAATGTGTGGAAACAAGTTTAGCACTATTGGGCTATACACAGGGGTGTCTATGGTTGGAGAGATAAATTGATTCATGGTGTCAATTTATTCAACAGCCCAAATCTGAGTTCGAAATATAAAAGGCCATGAGCTAGAAGCACTGGATATTCCAGGAGAGTACAATCTAGGCAGTCTAGGTTACCACAAAGTAAAATTAGGATGCAAAGTAAAACATAACCTAGGCTGCATTAAGAAGAAATTCAGGAATGAATAAACATCTGTCATGGAAAGTAGAACCGAGAAAGCAGATAAGAAGTTGGAATCAATGCTAGCCTTCATGCATCTGTCCAAAACAATGATCTTCTTCTTAACAGTAGCTAGCTGGAATTTACTTCAAACTAGAAAAAATTTACTTCTTAACAGTACATTTTTGCTGATTCTCCAACCAGCTTCAACATCTACTCCTAAGAAGTCAACAAGATTGCTAGAGATTAGGTTAGAGCTCACTGCGTCGTCCACAGAAAGAGAACTAGAAAAAGAATCGAACAGAGTGTTTTCTCAATGCTGCTTAATCTGTGTGCAGCAGCCCCATAATATGGCTTAATCTGTATGGAAAATTTGCAACTTCCAACTGATGGATCTGATCGTGTGACGGTCGCAAGACCTTGGAATTTGCAGGCACTATCAAGCTGGTTGTGTATCTGATAGTAGCTGTTATATGCATATGAAATGTTACCCTGAGAATCTAAACTTCCACAAGATGTCTGATATCCGAGGCTTGTGCAGTCTCCAAGTGAACATGCATAGCTCACCGTGGGAGCCACTTGTGGATCAGTAAGCTTGGCATCCGGCTTCAATATGCACCACTTCTTTTCCAGTTCCTGTACACCTCTTGCAGGGACCAAACCTGAATTTGTTGTCCCAAGGTTAAGAGTGTATTTTGGTTGACCATCAAAATAAAACACTCCCCAGTGACGTTCAAAGTTCCCTGGTTGAATACTCTTGGCGTCCTCATCAATCAAACTAAAGAGATATGCATCAATGGGTCCAGGCCTCATCGGCGTTCCTTTTCCACCTGACACATGAGACATGAAACCTTGGTTGAACCGTCGTGCATAATCTAGGTTAGCATTCCGGTCTCCGTCAGTGGGCCAACCAATTTCTCCAATTATAACAGGAAGGTTGCCAAACCCATTTTTCTGTAAAGCCCACACAAGAGTGTCATGATTTGCATCAAACATGTTGTTGTAGTTTGTGCCCCCATCATTCACAGGTGATGCATTTCCATCAAAGAAGGCATAGTCAACTGGGAAGTTGGGGTCAATGTAAAGGCTGATGAATGGATAAATGTTGACAGTAAAGGGGGCACCATTATCACTCAACAACTTGACTATCTGAAGCACAAAATCATGGATATCAGCTCGAAAATCACCAGCAGAAGGTAAGCCATTTGGACTTTCATAGACGTCAGCATTAAGGGGAACCGTGGCCTTCACTTGATTGCTAATACCTGCTTTTATCAGGGCAGCTTGAACATTTTGTAAAGCAGGGTAAGTTGTTCTTAGGAAGGTTCCATTATATGTGGCCAAGAAAGGTTCATTTCCAACAGCAACATACCTGCAAAATCACCAAAATCGGTAAACAGCCCAAAAGACTATTACATTCAAAAGAGATATAAGGGTCAAAGTGGAGACTAGTCTACTCCTATGCTAAGCTGCCATATCATACCCTGTAATAATATACACTACAAAATCGAAACAGATTCCGTGAAATCAAAACAGGTCTTTTAAAAAGGCAACTTCATGACTTACAAGTCATGGAAACACAACATGACCATGGTTAAGCAAATTGTAACTATGACTCAACAACACCAACTGAATGACAAACAGTAATAGGATGACAGTGGAATCTACTGTAATTTTCCACATCACTGGCATCGTGAAGCTATAAAGAACACAAAGATGCGCTGCAAATCGCAATTGTCCATCAGAACCAGATTCATCTCCAAGCAAGGATCCAAGCAGTCAGTCTGCAAGACTAGACGTCATGATTCTTGAATGAGGGACGCAATAAACTTTTAACCACTTGAATGACAAATTAGTCGAACCACGAGACGAGAATGTAAAGTGCAAATTGCAGTCCTACCAAGGTGTGGCATTAATGCAATATTAGAAAGTCTTCTTTATCGCCTGCTTCAATTTTTGGTAGATAAGGGGAGTCAGAAACTTTACCTGAGAATCTAAAACTCCAAAGATGGTATGATGTTCCCATTGCAATcatgtttttgaatttttatcaGTAGTAAACAGGCAGACAAATCAATAGCTCCACTGAcaattttgttaaaaattaaCAATCAAATTCAAAGCTCCCTTATAAGCTTCTAGTAAACAAGGTTCTGAAATCAGTTATTCATACAAAACCTTACTCCTACGGAAGGTTTTGAAGCACATAACATATCTTCAAGCAGGATAATCAGATCTCTCCACATAAATGTACATACAAGTGCGAACCTTAAGGCACCTCCAAACGTGGAATTCggtagaaaagaaaatcaagctTCGAGATGCAAGAAAATGATCTTCTCTTACTGATTTCTTAAAACAGCAAGGACATCAAATTATGGAGAAAGGTGCTAAACTTAATCCTAGAATTTTTTTTGCTTGTCTTGAATTGGAATTGATACTTTTTAGTTGAGTGTCATTCCAGTCTAGCAAAGCAAGTGGACTGATCATTTTCTTTGTGTCACCTATTTTCATTCTTTCTGACTTTCCTTTATAAGACCAGTTTCCAGGCTACTTAAAGCGAGTAGAAAAGATTTAGCTTGTTGATGAACCAAAGGTCTTTGTTAAGTGGCAGTGTCAAGCTTTGCCTAGATAAGAACTATCTGGTTTGAAGCTCCTTCAGCCTTCCCCTCACCCCACCTTAGGGAACAAAAAGGGTTGTTGATGGCAGAAAAAATTCTTGGAATGAAGTGTGGGCAAAAATTTTCAGGTATCAAACTAAACCAGACGGTCAACTGAATGTTGAGCCTGAAGTTTTTGCTGTGCAAATTCAGGTAGACCCAAGTCAATTTGTCATGCAAGCACTTCACCCAGAGAGACCAAGCTCAGGGGTCAGAGAAACAAAGTCTTGAATATCTATGGTAGCCCAGGTTGACAATGTTGAATGACTTGAGCAGAGGGAAAAGGTACCAAGTAACGACAACAGATTCCAGTTCTCTGCACATCCCGAACAGAAAATAAACTTCATGTATGCAACAATTTTCTAAAGCAAACCAGAGCACAACTCTAGCCAGCTATTTGTCCAAGAGGCTGATTTGCTGGTAAAATCCAGTTATAAAACTATGAACTTAATAAAAGTATATGTCTATCTGCCTCTTTTTCTACAATTCAACTTACCACACATTCAGGAACCTATAATAATGCTATTTGCCTGTCAAGTTATTGAAAGTACTAAACATGCTCATTGTACCATTCAAACATCTAGAAATATTCTCTTAAAATACTTCATAAAAACTTTCTCAATCAATTAAACTTCTTCATTACAATGATCAACAAGCCTACCATTGCATTATTCACCAGAAAAGGTTTCAAGATGTTGGACTTCTTTTCTTTCGTGCATGACTTTGTCTGGGCTTATTTTTGGGGCTTGGTAAACGGCAGCTATGGTACCATTTAAGGATGCCACTGAAACTAGCAATTTGAACTTGTCAATCAAACAGGAGTATCATCCTTAGCAACCTAATAGAGGATTATCCTTTTTTCACAAGTATAGTTCCCATGTAAAGAACACTAAACAAGATAGGGTTAACAGAAGGAGGGAACAGGTGACAAGATTTTCTTTGTCTTTTATCACATCTGAACCAATAACTGCTTCTTTTTTAGAGCTCAATACTCTATAGTTTAGGAACAATATGCACCATTTTTACGTACTTCAGTTACCATGAAAAGGCTTATAATGGTATGACAGTTTTATTCAAATCATATTGTTCTTTCAATTATTTCCCTGTATAtgtatttcttttgttcttgagtgacAATAATTCTCCACAATTTTCACAGCAATGATTCAACTATAATCCCCAAATGGCAGCCTTCAGGGATTGAAGCATGAAAGCTTCACCCACATCTCCTCGAGGAAACGAAGAAATAAGTTGAACAGAGTCCAAAGCCTATGCTAATAGGCCTTTCATTAAGAAAGAGTTTTACAAAAAGGCTTGCCTCCACCTTCAGGCAGTGACCAGTTCCACCCTAACTGCCATTTGCACCACGAATTGAACTCTGCATGAGCACTAAGTTGGAAAGTTCTACTTCATTCTTGAAAATCATTTCATTAAGGTTTACCTTTCATACAACATGGCAACTTTAACCAGATAACAAAAATGACATACCACAAACAAAAAGTTCCTTCAAAAAATTGTAACTTAAGTTCATCTGATATGAGTCACACTTCTGAAAAACGGTAAATCTAAACAAGCAAATTACCTATCCTGAACATGAAAGCCAGATATACACTGACAAAAAGTCACATAAGCATAAGCTTTGGAACACATAATGCTAGCTCTCTATCAATTCCAATTTCTCAAGGACTAAAGTGAATCAAATAGAAGCACAAACAAATCATTGTGAGAACAAGGTCCTGAAGAAGATTCAATATTGTTATGTTACAACTTCTCAGGAAATTTCCTTATCAGATTTCACAGGAACTTCTGGTAGCAAAGCAAAACTAGAACATACTCAAGCATACAGAAAGTACAGCAAAGAGAACATCGTTTGAGTGATTTAACTTGTTAACAAGCAACAACTATTGCTTTTTTGGAAGGACGGcccacaacttttttttttccttttttgggatATCTTGAGGTCATGTCCCCCAGTTTTCAACATTGAGCAATCAGAAAAGGATAAATGCTAAACCAACCTAACACTGTCAGTGGCCAACATTTGGACCTTTAGATAGAAGACACAAAAGGCAAGTGATTTGGCGTCTTAATCTCGTACCTTTTAACCTCACCAATCAAATAGTAAGAATATGTGGAATAAAAAAAACTGAGTTGGTTTAGCATTGCTCACCGGACAGCTCCTCAACAAAAGCACCTTCAGTAATCAAAAACCTCATTTTTCTCTGAGGAACATTAATTTTCACAACAGAATCAGCATTCAACATGAGAACCACACAATTAAAGCACAAGCAATGTCTGAATCCAAGAAAAGATAAAAACTTTTCCACGTTGCTTCAGCAGAATCGAGCAATGCCAGGTATTAGCATAGGTCTACCTGATGTTAACATTGTTGGTGCTGAGATGGGATGAGACATTTTCTGATACCCATTTTTCAGCTGCCTTCATGCTACCAGCAATAGGTGCGAGCAAGTCATTAGGCATGCCAACCATGACTTCAATCCCAGACTTACCCAAAGCTTTCAATGTATCATAATCAGCATCAAAAAGCTTCACTTTTTGAATTCCATTCTCTCTCAGCATCCTCACAACTATATCAGGTGGCAGCCTGTGAGTTGCCTGCGTGCCCCAGTTGGCACCTATCCCATTCACTGGAAAGACCATGGGAAGCAATGAAACCAGCACTACTAACATCACACGTGCCCTAGAAAACCCCATTATTTCCTTTGAAACAGGTGTATAAAGAAGTAAAAACTGGAGTAGACTTAGTTTCTGCAGCTCAGATGCCGGGGGATACTTGAAGCAGAACAACTGAGATTTAAAGCTCAAATCTTGACCCACCTAAATAGGGTGCTCAGATGGAGAAAGAGGTCTAATAATGGCAAGAAACACAATACACATCCAACATCTGATCTGAAAACTCTAGGATTCCAGAATAGTGACACAGTAGGAAAGAAAGGAATTTTACATCAACAAGAACTGAAATTAACCAGCATGGTTAGAGCTAAATTACTTCATATACTAGCTTTAATCAGATAGAAACCAAGAGAATACgaaaaaaacaaaagcagaGTTCAGAAGAAAGCTATAGAGGGCTTAACAAGTTCAAGAACCAGCTAAACAGCACGGTAAGTAGTAGTGATCCAGTCCAGATTTGAATTCCTGATATATGGAACTTTTtgggaaaatggaaaaatgggcTTTGGGGCAGAGTATCTAAAAAGTGAAGTTAATGCGTCATTGGACCATTATGAGGATTACATAGAATATTTATGAGAAAGGGAAAGTTAGTGCTAAAAGTGCTCCCCCTAGTGGTAACggtattaatattttaaaagattTCAGACCCAAACGAGACAGAGAAAAGAGATTTAGTGGCCACCTGTAATAACATGAATGAGAAGAAATGAAGGGTTAGAtttatttgtcaaaaattttTACTTTCGTAAGAAATTGTCAGGGAGCTAATGAAGAAGCTAAGGATATGTTCTCGAGTACGACATGACGTCAAGAATCGAACTTTTGTGCTGCAACTGTTCGGCTGTCTACTCAAAAGCACTTCTTGACAACAAGgacagaagagagagagagagaccgtGTGGGTACTAATGAGTATTTTCTTTTAGTATGTTTTTCCTTTTGGGGCCACAAATAAACTGGAATAAGTCCGCATCTTttaagaaagagagaaagaaagaaacgtCAGCAGCTATCTCTTCGGTCATGGAGATCTCTGATGAGGATAAGTACACTATTTATTtccaagataaaaaaaaaaaaaggaaagccaGGTTAGCTTGAGATTAACGAGCATGATGGAATATTCTTTGTAAAAAATTTACTCCGTTtagattagtttttttttttatatatttttgaaatattttactatttatttatattaacacttttaggggtatttttgaaatattttaatgTAGTAATAtagttgaaaaatttttactgtagatgaatttaggttttttttttgtatttttgttgttttttaaggttgtttttttatgttttttaagatactttttatatttttgaagctgcttttttggtatttttgatatttttaaagttgtttttgatatttttgacGTTGTTTTATTTGTAGTTCAAAAACTTGTTTATCAAAAAATAACCAATCCAAACAGACAGAACCTCTTTCTTCGAAAACTTGTCATCATGACCAATCCAAACCGTAACATTTGTagttgaaaaacttgtttttcaaaaaaactgttttctgaAATACttgggctccgtttggatttgCTGTTTTtagggttgtttttcaaaaacaccactgtagcatttcgaatctgaaaaacaagtccgtttggattatttgtttttggggttgtttttcaaaaactatatgaaaaacttttactgtagatttttttggattatttttagaggtatttttgaaacatatttttgagtatttttagaatattataatttttatatttttatataaatatacatttatgcatttataatacatttatatttacaaatgtataaatgtatattattataaattataaattataaatgaatattatataaatgtataaattataaattataatttttatataaatatacatttatgcatttataatacatttataaataaatatatttatatattcatataaaaatatataaatgtattgtattctatataatacataatataaatatatttataaatgtataagtgtatattattataaatgtataaattataaattataatacaTTTTTAGATTTTAAAAAGACTGTAATGAATGGAATTTTAAATGAATACAAGAGAGTATTACAAGTGGTCGCTCAGATGGCTAAACAAGAATTAGAAGAATTCAGGTAGCGGATGATAACGCTGCTATAGCTTTGAGCACTGGCTGAAACAGGCAAGGCAGGATGGATTAACCTCCACTCATGTGAGCTAAAAATCAAGATTGAGGGGAAGGGAAGCAGGAACCTTAGAACAAAGGACACAGCAATCCTATTGCAATCAAAATGGTTGATAATCAAAGCAAATGTGGAAGCATTTTGGAATATAAAGAGTTGAAGCTCAAATTCCATGCAAAAACTATCAACCTTAATAACAAAATGTTCAAATTTTGCTACATTGGCactttttcgtttcttttgGTGGTGATTAGTATCACCCCTTCTAATATGGTGTTTGAAACATCAGATAGCATAATCTTTTGGATAACACAAATCAAGGAATGAACATGGAATCTTTGGACAAAAGTTGCAACTCTTAGTTCATAACAGTCCCATCTATAAAAGATCACATAAGAGGGTGGTTTGTTACAGAAAATCACTTTATTACACTCTAGAATTATCCACAAAAACACTCTAGTTCAAGCAGGGTTTGTATTACTTAATGTAAGAGTAAAAGAcaaaataaatttcaaattatcCTAAAAATTTTTGTCCAAGTTCTATTGCACACAAATATTTGAACACATAAAGCCTAAAGAAAGAGATTTCGAATCACGATTTGAATCCTTTGTTTTGCGTATTTATCTTTGTACCgttcaactattttttttttttttttgtaatatccCTTACAGTATGTATTATCCTAAAAAATATTTTCTCGAATAATTTTCATTCCAAACAAACACATTATACGACACAAAGCGAGGTTTAAAGCATATTTACTGTAACACTCGTTCGGATTgtcaaattattccaaataatatttcgtttgcatcataaacacatttttcaattcacctttttatatttccaattactttttatctcacatacatcacatcacaaaaagtgctacagtaattattccaaataatatttcaaataatactctatttCCCTCCGGAATAGAATCATAAATTGGCATAAAACCTAAAAGCCATCCGTTCTCCAACGGTAACGGGGCGAAGAAGGCTACACAAATCATAATCAAGCAAAGTTTTAAGTACTCCGTAATAACGACGTCGCGGTAGCAATCAAACCTGTCAAGAAAAATCATGCGAAAGCTCCAACCAGTCTTCTTCAGACACTGCAGCGCAAAGCATCTTTCTGTTTTTACGCGATTCTCACTTTTTTTTATACCAACTTTTAGCATTTTCTTTTTATCTGTTTCTCCCACAACCCTCCTTCTCATTTCTTCAGCTCCACCTTTGCTTTGCTTTATCTCAGcaactttgttgtttttatgACAATAATAGAAAGAAAGGTGGCTGCTACCTGTTGTGGAGGATAGATGCTTGGGCTGCACCGGACAACTAACAGTCGTGTGTGATTACATAAGCTGAAATTCGAAGTTGAAAGTTATACATTGATGATACTTTATATATTGTTGGATTCCATTCATCATTTAGTAAAACTTTTCTGTGTTACTGTGTATACATTCTTGTTTATGTCTATAAATTGTATACATCCAACGCATTGATTGGAAAACGCGTCCGTGAGATAAGCAG
The Coffea arabica cultivar ET-39 chromosome 6c, Coffea Arabica ET-39 HiFi, whole genome shotgun sequence genome window above contains:
- the LOC113693697 gene encoding glucan endo-1,3-beta-glucosidase 6-like isoform X1; protein product: MGFSRARVMLVVLVSLLPMVFPVNGIGANWGTQATHRLPPDIVVRMLRENGIQKVKLFDADYDTLKALGKSGIEVMVGMPNDLLAPIAGSMKAAEKWVSENVSSHLSTNNVNIRYVAVGNEPFLATYNGTFLRTTYPALQNVQAALIKAGISNQVKATVPLNADVYESPNGLPSAGDFRADIHDFVLQIVKLLSDNGAPFTVNIYPFISLYIDPNFPVDYAFFDGNASPVNDGGTNYNNMFDANHDTLVWALQKNGFGNLPVIIGEIGWPTDGDRNANLDYARRFNQGFMSHVSGGKGTPMRPGPIDAYLFSLIDEDAKSIQPGNFERHWGVFYFDGQPKYTLNLGTTNSGLVPARGVQELEKKWCILKPDAKLTDPQVAPTVSYACSLGDCTSLGYQTSCGSLDSQGNISYAYNSYYQIHNQLDSACKFQGLATVTRSDPSVGSCKFSIQIKPYYGAAAHRLSSIEKTLCSILFLVLFLWTTQ
- the LOC113693697 gene encoding glucan endo-1,3-beta-glucosidase 6-like isoform X2; its protein translation is MLRENGIQKVKLFDADYDTLKALGKSGIEVMVGMPNDLLAPIAGSMKAAEKWVSENVSSHLSTNNVNIRYVAVGNEPFLATYNGTFLRTTYPALQNVQAALIKAGISNQVKATVPLNADVYESPNGLPSAGDFRADIHDFVLQIVKLLSDNGAPFTVNIYPFISLYIDPNFPVDYAFFDGNASPVNDGGTNYNNMFDANHDTLVWALQKNGFGNLPVIIGEIGWPTDGDRNANLDYARRFNQGFMSHVSGGKGTPMRPGPIDAYLFSLIDEDAKSIQPGNFERHWGVFYFDGQPKYTLNLGTTNSGLVPARGVQELEKKWCILKPDAKLTDPQVAPTVSYACSLGDCTSLGYQTSCGSLDSQGNISYAYNSYYQIHNQLDSACKFQGLATVTRSDPSVGSCKFSIQIKPYYGAAAHRLSSIEKTLCSILFLVLFLWTTQ